Proteins encoded within one genomic window of Haematospirillum jordaniae:
- a CDS encoding TIGR00282 family metallophosphoesterase — protein sequence MRLMYLGDVVGRAGREKACQVIPDLRRSLGLDFVAVCAENAAHGFGLTAGIAQDFFASGADALTLGNHAWDQREMIAYIDREPRILRPINYPVGTPGRGAMLYTTAAGRKVLVVQCMGRLFMDPLDDPFAAVNAELERFRLGGGVDAVIVDIHAEATSEKMALGHFCDGRASLVAGTHSHIPTADAQILPGGTAYITDLGMCGDYDSVIGMKKDVSVSRFVRKMPTDKLSPATGDATVCGVVIQTDDRTGLAVSVHPIRIGGRLQSAMPVFDRETP from the coding sequence TCGGGCGGGCCGGGCGCGAAAAGGCTTGCCAAGTCATTCCGGATTTACGCAGGAGCCTTGGGCTGGATTTTGTCGCCGTGTGCGCTGAGAATGCTGCTCACGGTTTTGGTCTGACAGCGGGTATTGCCCAGGACTTTTTTGCCAGTGGTGCTGATGCCCTGACCTTGGGCAACCATGCTTGGGACCAGCGGGAGATGATCGCCTATATTGATCGGGAACCTAGGATCCTGCGTCCGATCAATTATCCTGTCGGGACCCCGGGGCGTGGGGCCATGCTTTATACAACGGCAGCGGGGCGCAAGGTTTTGGTTGTCCAGTGCATGGGACGCCTTTTTATGGATCCGCTGGATGATCCTTTTGCAGCTGTCAATGCAGAGTTGGAGCGGTTTCGTCTTGGGGGCGGTGTTGATGCCGTGATTGTGGACATTCACGCCGAGGCAACCAGCGAAAAGATGGCTCTTGGGCATTTCTGTGACGGACGTGCTTCCTTGGTTGCGGGGACGCATTCCCATATTCCGACCGCTGATGCCCAGATTCTTCCGGGTGGTACAGCCTACATCACGGATCTGGGTATGTGCGGGGATTATGACTCTGTCATCGGTATGAAAAAAGACGTGTCTGTGTCTCGCTTTGTGCGCAAGATGCCGACCGACAAGCTTTCCCCCGCGACAGGGGATGCAACTGTGTGTGGCGTTGTCATTCAGACAGATGATCGTACGGGCTTGGCTGTGTCTGTGCATCCAATCAGGATCGGTGGGCGGCTGCAGTCAGCCATGCCTGTTTTTGATAGGGAAACACCCTGA
- a CDS encoding YebC/PmpR family DNA-binding transcriptional regulator: MAGHSKFKNIMHRKGAQDAKRAKLFTKLAKEIYVAARTGGPEPEGNPRLRAAIMDARKNSLPKDNIERALKKAQSGADGEDYEEVRYEGMGPGNVAVIVEALTDNRNRTASDVRAVFSKHGGALTPVQFNFDRVGYIVYASSVGSPDDVLEAAVEAGADDVVSSEEEHEIFCAPDSLGAVRAALEQVLGEPEAARLDWKALNTVSLDEDGARSLLKFLDILEDNDDVQRVFSNEDIPDAVMACLD; encoded by the coding sequence ATGGCCGGTCATTCCAAATTCAAGAACATCATGCACCGCAAGGGTGCACAGGACGCCAAGCGCGCCAAGCTGTTTACCAAGCTGGCCAAGGAAATTTATGTGGCTGCCAGAACCGGCGGGCCGGAGCCAGAAGGCAATCCGCGCCTTCGTGCTGCGATTATGGATGCCCGCAAGAACTCCCTGCCCAAGGATAACATAGAACGTGCTCTGAAAAAGGCCCAGTCCGGTGCGGACGGGGAGGATTATGAAGAGGTACGCTATGAAGGCATGGGGCCGGGCAATGTTGCTGTTATCGTTGAGGCATTGACAGATAACCGGAACCGTACCGCTTCTGATGTGCGGGCTGTCTTTTCCAAGCATGGTGGGGCCTTGACCCCGGTGCAGTTCAACTTTGATCGTGTTGGTTACATTGTCTACGCATCGTCGGTGGGATCACCGGATGATGTGCTGGAAGCTGCCGTTGAGGCGGGTGCCGACGATGTGGTTTCGTCTGAAGAGGAGCATGAGATCTTCTGTGCCCCTGATAGTCTGGGGGCGGTTCGTGCTGCCCTTGAGCAGGTTCTGGGAGAGCCGGAAGCCGCCCGACTGGACTGGAAAGCCCTGAATACGGTCTCGTTGGATGAAGACGGTGCACGCAGCTTGCTGAAGTTTCTGGATATTCTGGAAGATAATGATGATGTGCAGCGGGTTTTCTCCAACGAAGATATTCCCGATGCGGTCATGGCATGTCTTGATTGA
- the ruvC gene encoding crossover junction endodeoxyribonuclease RuvC, with the protein MRILGLDPGLRHTGWGVIEVAGNRMRVLADGTVHTDASRSLAERLACLFEGLSDVVDQWTPDEAAVEETFVNRNPHSTLKLGQARGVSLLVPARRGIPVAEYQPSQVKKAVVGTGAAGKEQVQMMVRTLLPGCTISTADAADALAVAVCHAHFRSSSMALAALAGGKRG; encoded by the coding sequence ATCCGGATATTGGGCCTTGATCCCGGGCTGCGTCACACCGGTTGGGGTGTGATCGAAGTTGCCGGGAACCGTATGCGTGTGCTTGCTGATGGCACGGTTCATACCGATGCCTCCCGGTCGCTTGCCGAACGCCTTGCCTGCCTTTTTGAAGGGCTGTCGGATGTTGTCGATCAGTGGACCCCGGATGAGGCTGCTGTGGAAGAGACCTTTGTTAACCGGAATCCTCATTCAACCCTGAAACTGGGGCAAGCGCGCGGGGTATCCCTTCTTGTTCCGGCGCGTCGGGGTATTCCCGTGGCGGAATACCAGCCGTCCCAGGTCAAAAAGGCTGTTGTGGGGACAGGCGCTGCCGGAAAGGAACAGGTGCAGATGATGGTGCGGACGCTGTTGCCCGGTTGTACCATCAGTACAGCAGATGCGGCTGATGCGCTGGCTGTTGCTGTGTGTCATGCTCACTTCCGGTCCTCGTCGATGGCATTGGCGGCTCTGGCAGGGGGAAAGCGCGGATGA
- the ruvA gene encoding Holliday junction branch migration protein RuvA — protein sequence MIAKLRGVVDSTGDDWVVVDVGGVGYLVFASTRTLSRVSVGEAAALIVETHVREDHIHLYGFSAEAERAFFRLLLTVQGVGAKVALAILSVGSPDDIARAIAAADRGMLTRATGVGPKLAGRIVAELKDKVVAFPVHTGGAGAEGVSRIGPVSVSPVAGACDVSGDAVSALVNLGYGRADAFAAVAVSARDLGENATVQGLLSASLRYLGRGLQA from the coding sequence ATGATTGCAAAGCTGCGGGGTGTGGTTGACAGCACCGGTGATGACTGGGTTGTTGTTGATGTGGGTGGTGTTGGCTATCTTGTCTTTGCTTCCACCCGTACCTTGTCACGTGTTTCAGTGGGGGAAGCAGCTGCCCTGATCGTGGAAACCCATGTCCGGGAAGATCATATCCACCTGTACGGCTTTTCAGCCGAAGCGGAGCGCGCTTTCTTTCGTCTTCTTCTGACGGTTCAAGGTGTCGGTGCCAAGGTTGCCTTGGCGATCCTGTCCGTTGGATCACCTGATGATATCGCACGGGCAATTGCGGCGGCGGATCGGGGGATGTTAACCCGTGCCACGGGGGTGGGGCCCAAGCTGGCAGGCCGTATTGTTGCAGAGCTTAAGGACAAGGTTGTGGCCTTTCCTGTCCATACTGGCGGGGCTGGTGCGGAGGGCGTGTCCCGGATTGGTCCTGTGTCTGTGTCTCCTGTTGCCGGCGCTTGTGACGTGTCTGGCGATGCGGTATCGGCTCTGGTCAATCTGGGTTATGGTCGTGCCGATGCGTTTGCTGCTGTTGCTGTCAGTGCCCGTGACCTGGGTGAGAATGCGACCGTACAGGGGCTGTTGTCGGCCTCGCTGCGTTATCTGGGCCGGGGGCTTCAGGCATGA
- the ruvB gene encoding Holliday junction branch migration DNA helicase RuvB, with product MKGNAEDPRLISGALQEGDGELHIRPQTLGEFIGQRLACENLSVFVKAARARGDALDHVLLHGPPGLGKTTLAQIVSRELGVGFRATSGPMIARAGDLAALLTNLEKNDVLFIDEIHRLNPAIEEVLYSAMEDFQLDLIIGEGPSARSVRIDLQPFTLVGATTRSGLLTTPLRDRFGIPVRLNFYEPEELVAIVRRGAGILGLDLTEDGAMEVACRSRGTPRVAGRLLRRVRDFAMVSGRTPVNAFVADAALARLEVDKKGLDAMDLRYLTCVARNYGGGPVGVETLAAAMSEERDTLEEVIEPFLLQQGLIQRTPRGRILSEAGYAHLGLPAPVRDYQQLDLLASSFPGGGEG from the coding sequence ATGAAAGGCAATGCGGAGGATCCGCGCCTGATTTCCGGTGCCTTGCAGGAGGGGGATGGAGAACTCCACATTCGTCCCCAGACCTTGGGTGAGTTTATCGGTCAGCGCTTGGCGTGCGAAAATCTCTCGGTCTTTGTCAAAGCAGCCCGCGCGCGCGGCGATGCCTTGGATCATGTGTTGCTGCATGGCCCGCCAGGGCTGGGTAAAACAACGCTGGCCCAGATTGTATCCCGCGAACTGGGGGTTGGTTTCCGGGCCACGTCTGGCCCGATGATTGCCCGTGCCGGTGATCTCGCGGCCTTGTTGACCAACCTTGAAAAGAATGATGTTCTTTTTATTGATGAAATTCACCGCCTCAATCCGGCCATAGAAGAAGTTCTGTATTCTGCTATGGAGGATTTTCAGCTTGACCTGATTATTGGCGAGGGGCCTTCGGCGCGCAGTGTGCGGATTGATCTTCAGCCATTTACCCTTGTCGGGGCAACGACCCGTTCCGGTCTTCTGACGACGCCTCTCAGGGATCGTTTCGGGATACCTGTCCGCCTGAACTTTTATGAACCGGAGGAACTGGTGGCGATTGTGCGCCGTGGTGCCGGCATTCTGGGGCTGGATCTGACAGAGGATGGTGCGATGGAGGTCGCATGCCGTTCACGTGGCACTCCGCGTGTGGCTGGGCGCCTGCTGCGTCGTGTCCGGGATTTTGCCATGGTATCGGGGCGCACACCTGTTAATGCCTTTGTTGCCGATGCCGCTTTGGCCCGCTTGGAGGTTGACAAGAAGGGGCTTGATGCCATGGACCTGCGCTATCTGACCTGTGTTGCCCGCAATTACGGGGGTGGTCCTGTTGGGGTGGAAACCCTTGCTGCGGCGATGTCTGAGGAGCGGGATACCCTGGAAGAAGTGATCGAGCCATTCCTTTTGCAGCAAGGCCTGATACAGCGTACTCCACGGGGTCGCATTCTTTCGGAAGCCGGGTATGCCCACTTGGGCCTGCCTGCCCCTGTGCGGGACTATCAGCAGCTGGATCTTCTGGCCAGTTCATTCCCCGGAGGTGGCGAGGGATGA
- the ybgC gene encoding tol-pal system-associated acyl-CoA thioesterase encodes MSDSGFHVLPVRIYYEDTDAGGVVYYANYLKFAERARTEMIRALGIEQERLRQQQDIMFVVRSCSVEFMRPARLDDLLHVETRVCRISGARVDMEQAIRRVSDPSGLTDDALLVTLSVRLACLNGSGRPVRLPTRVHGAFVGSMDSSVSAFP; translated from the coding sequence ATGAGTGATTCCGGTTTCCATGTTCTGCCGGTGCGTATCTATTATGAAGACACGGATGCTGGCGGTGTTGTCTATTACGCAAATTATTTGAAATTTGCCGAGCGCGCCCGCACGGAGATGATTCGTGCGCTTGGCATCGAACAGGAAAGATTGCGGCAGCAGCAGGATATTATGTTTGTTGTTCGGTCGTGCTCGGTTGAGTTCATGCGTCCGGCCCGATTGGATGACCTGCTGCATGTAGAGACCCGGGTGTGCCGTATATCCGGCGCACGCGTTGATATGGAGCAGGCTATCCGCCGCGTGTCGGATCCGTCTGGATTGACGGATGATGCGCTTCTCGTCACCCTTTCTGTGCGCCTTGCGTGTTTGAACGGATCTGGTCGCCCGGTTCGTTTGCCTACACGTGTGCATGGAGCCTTTGTTGGCAGCATGGATTCGTCTGTGTCTGCCTTTCCTTAG
- the tolQ gene encoding protein TolQ — protein MDPTVLPQAAVAAADLSPLGLFWQADLVVKAVMLGLVLASIWSWAIIFDKALKLRYLNAKVDKFEEKFWSGGSLEELYERLSNRPADPMSAVFVAAMREWRRSSGRPGTGDTGIRAHFAQRVERVMHITVAREMEGLEKRIGFLASTGSVAPFVGLFGTVWGIMHAFHSIGVSKDTSLATVAPGIAEALFATAIGLVAAIPALVAYNKISSDLDRFAQRLDNFSGEFGAILSRQLDERG, from the coding sequence ATGGACCCCACTGTCCTGCCTCAAGCCGCTGTGGCCGCTGCCGATCTCTCTCCTCTTGGCCTGTTCTGGCAAGCTGATCTTGTCGTCAAGGCGGTCATGCTGGGGCTTGTCCTGGCTTCGATCTGGAGCTGGGCCATCATTTTCGACAAAGCCCTGAAGCTGCGTTATCTCAATGCCAAGGTGGACAAATTTGAGGAGAAGTTCTGGTCCGGTGGATCGCTGGAAGAGCTGTACGAGCGTCTCAGCAACCGTCCTGCCGATCCCATGTCTGCTGTTTTCGTTGCGGCGATGAGGGAGTGGCGCCGTTCATCGGGTCGCCCGGGAACCGGGGATACAGGTATTCGTGCTCACTTTGCCCAAAGGGTGGAGCGTGTGATGCACATAACCGTTGCCCGTGAGATGGAAGGGCTGGAGAAGCGCATTGGTTTCCTCGCTTCGACCGGGTCGGTGGCGCCCTTTGTTGGCTTGTTTGGAACGGTGTGGGGTATCATGCACGCGTTCCATTCCATCGGTGTCAGCAAGGATACCAGCTTGGCAACCGTTGCACCTGGTATCGCGGAGGCTCTTTTCGCTACAGCGATTGGGCTGGTGGCGGCTATTCCGGCCTTGGTTGCCTATAACAAGATTTCGTCGGATCTCGATCGTTTTGCCCAGCGGCTGGACAATTTTTCCGGTGAATTCGGGGCGATTTTATCCCGTCAGCTTGACGAGCGCGGCTGA
- a CDS encoding ExbD/TolR family protein — protein MGMTVQSSGARGGGFRRRRRPVAEINMTPMIDVMLVLLVIFMVTAPLLTTGVSVDLPRAKAPQISEPDNKALTVSVAADGQVYLNQTPISLELLPARVRAIAGVNPDVRIYVRADGQLQYGVVMHILGSLHAAGFSKAALVTQTPAASAVKR, from the coding sequence ATGGGCATGACGGTGCAATCTTCAGGTGCTCGTGGGGGCGGGTTTCGTCGCCGTCGTCGTCCTGTTGCTGAGATCAACATGACGCCGATGATTGATGTGATGCTTGTCCTGCTTGTTATCTTTATGGTGACGGCGCCGTTGTTGACAACCGGTGTCAGCGTTGATCTGCCCCGGGCCAAGGCTCCCCAGATTTCCGAACCGGACAACAAGGCCCTGACCGTTTCTGTTGCGGCAGATGGTCAGGTGTATCTTAACCAGACCCCGATTTCCTTGGAGCTGTTGCCGGCTAGGGTTCGGGCTATTGCCGGTGTTAATCCGGATGTACGGATCTATGTTCGTGCCGATGGGCAACTTCAGTATGGCGTTGTGATGCATATTCTGGGCAGCCTGCATGCTGCTGGTTTTTCCAAGGCTGCCCTGGTTACGCAGACGCCCGCTGCCTCTGCGGTTAAACGTTAG
- a CDS encoding energy transducer TonB translates to MKRRGMCNGLVVSVTLHAVVLLLAVFGFPSLFDEPEPIETAMIVDLVEIAERTAAPPPVKKVEEPKEEPKPEPKQDDQPKPQMRADAAVPQPKQAPEPEPKKAEPKPVEPPKPDPEKVEPKKPEPKKPEPKKPEPKKQDTQKAKPKDDDPFKDLMKNVEKFREKSEPATPEKKSTPQQPSNQPRVLNAPLADRATMTELDAIRAQIERNWAVDTGAKGVESMVIPLKVRITPEGMVTSVDVLDTQRYGSDSSYRAVAESARRAVYRSQPIRYPLQKYETFKSMELVFSPQSRM, encoded by the coding sequence ATGAAACGTCGCGGTATGTGCAACGGGTTGGTTGTTTCTGTCACGCTGCATGCTGTGGTGCTGTTGCTGGCTGTGTTTGGCTTTCCTTCTCTGTTCGATGAGCCGGAGCCAATTGAGACGGCCATGATTGTGGATCTCGTCGAGATTGCTGAGCGTACGGCGGCACCTCCCCCTGTCAAGAAGGTTGAGGAGCCAAAGGAGGAACCGAAGCCGGAACCAAAGCAGGATGATCAGCCCAAGCCGCAGATGCGTGCCGATGCTGCTGTCCCTCAGCCAAAACAGGCACCGGAGCCAGAGCCGAAGAAAGCAGAGCCAAAACCGGTTGAGCCCCCTAAGCCTGATCCTGAAAAAGTAGAGCCCAAAAAACCGGAACCCAAGAAGCCGGAGCCAAAGAAACCCGAACCAAAAAAACAGGACACACAGAAGGCCAAGCCCAAGGATGATGATCCGTTCAAGGATCTGATGAAGAATGTTGAGAAATTTCGCGAGAAGTCAGAGCCTGCCACACCGGAAAAGAAGTCAACCCCACAGCAACCTTCCAATCAGCCAAGAGTTCTGAATGCCCCTCTTGCCGATCGGGCCACGATGACGGAGCTGGATGCCATAAGAGCGCAGATTGAACGGAACTGGGCTGTTGATACCGGTGCCAAGGGGGTGGAAAGTATGGTGATCCCTCTCAAGGTTCGCATTACACCGGAAGGCATGGTGACCAGTGTCGATGTTCTTGATACACAGCGTTATGGCAGTGATTCATCGTATCGGGCTGTTGCGGAATCAGCGCGGCGGGCTGTGTACCGGTCGCAGCCAATCCGCTATCCTTTGCAAAAGTATGAGACGTTCAAGTCCATGGAGCTTGTCTTCAGCCCTCAGTCCCGGATGTAA
- the tolB gene encoding Tol-Pal system beta propeller repeat protein TolB has product MIKCGVLVFVIALGLGIGTPSRAEVRIDITRGRVEPTPVAVPDFVASDSNRSVGADVASVVSADLERSGLFLPLDRSAFIQQFSGLDEPPHFADWRTINAQVLVQGAVESHGSGTVRIAFRLWDIFTGQQVLGKSFTAAPDNWRRVAHMISDEIYKRLTGEDGYFDTRIVYVAESGPVTRRVKRLAIMDQDGANHQYLTDGSSMVLTPRFSPTAQEITYMSFYGDSPRVYLYNIDSGRQELLGDFPGMTFAPRFSPDGNKVVLSMAKDGNTDIFEMDLRTRRRIQLTNASAIDTSPSYSPDGHRIVFNSDRGGTQQLYVMDSDGSGVRRISFGEGRYATPVWSPRGDLVAFTKMKGGEFYIGVMKPDGSGERMLSSGFLMESPTWAPNGRVLMYYRSEKSGNPQLYSIDLTGYNERRVITPQAASDPAWSPLLP; this is encoded by the coding sequence ATGATAAAGTGTGGTGTTCTTGTCTTTGTGATCGCGCTTGGCCTTGGCATCGGTACCCCGTCACGGGCAGAGGTGCGCATTGACATTACCCGTGGCCGGGTTGAGCCAACGCCTGTTGCCGTTCCTGATTTTGTGGCCTCGGACTCAAACCGTTCGGTTGGCGCAGATGTTGCGTCGGTGGTTTCAGCCGATCTGGAGCGTTCAGGACTTTTCCTGCCGTTGGATCGGTCCGCATTCATTCAGCAGTTTTCAGGTCTAGATGAGCCACCGCACTTTGCCGACTGGCGCACGATCAATGCCCAGGTTCTGGTGCAGGGAGCCGTAGAGTCACACGGATCAGGCACGGTGCGGATTGCCTTCCGTCTCTGGGATATCTTCACCGGGCAGCAGGTTCTGGGTAAATCGTTTACAGCGGCCCCGGATAACTGGCGCCGTGTTGCGCATATGATTTCTGACGAGATCTACAAGCGATTGACCGGTGAAGACGGTTATTTTGATACCCGTATTGTCTATGTCGCAGAAAGTGGGCCGGTAACACGCAGGGTCAAACGCTTGGCGATCATGGATCAGGATGGTGCCAATCACCAGTATCTGACGGATGGCTCCTCTATGGTGCTGACTCCGCGCTTTTCCCCGACTGCGCAGGAAATTACCTATATGAGCTTCTATGGCGACAGCCCTAGGGTCTATTTGTACAACATCGACTCTGGCAGGCAGGAGCTTCTGGGTGATTTTCCAGGCATGACATTCGCACCGCGCTTTTCACCTGACGGAAACAAAGTTGTCCTGTCTATGGCGAAAGATGGTAATACCGACATCTTCGAAATGGATTTACGAACCCGGCGCCGTATTCAACTGACGAATGCGTCTGCGATTGATACGTCGCCTTCTTATTCGCCTGATGGTCACCGTATTGTTTTCAACTCGGATCGTGGCGGTACCCAGCAGCTTTACGTGATGGACTCCGATGGAAGCGGTGTTCGCCGCATCAGCTTTGGCGAGGGACGTTATGCCACTCCGGTCTGGTCCCCGCGGGGAGATCTGGTTGCTTTTACAAAGATGAAGGGCGGTGAATTCTACATTGGCGTCATGAAGCCGGATGGAAGTGGTGAACGCATGCTGTCATCAGGTTTCCTGATGGAAAGCCCGACATGGGCGCCAAATGGTCGTGTTCTGATGTATTACAGAAGCGAGAAGAGCGGAAATCCCCAACTTTACTCAATTGATCTCACAGGTTACAACGAGCGACGTGTTATCACACCCCAGGCTGCGTCAGATCCGGCGTGGTCACCGCTTTTGCCGTAA
- the pal gene encoding peptidoglycan-associated lipoprotein Pal produces the protein MKFRLLPVLAAVALLSACGTASDESASGSMGKAAPAPGSVEEFMTVVGDRVHFGFDKYTLTPEAQATLRNQAAWLKRYSSTTLMIEGHADERGTREYNLGLGERRANSVKKFLIAQGVSANRLKVTSYGKERPECGDATEACYTKNRRGVSVLH, from the coding sequence ATGAAGTTCCGCCTGTTGCCCGTTCTCGCCGCCGTAGCCCTTTTGTCCGCATGCGGTACCGCCTCTGATGAGTCGGCCAGCGGCTCCATGGGCAAAGCCGCTCCTGCTCCTGGTTCGGTTGAAGAGTTCATGACCGTTGTGGGCGATCGTGTTCACTTTGGTTTTGACAAGTACACCCTGACCCCGGAAGCACAGGCTACACTGCGTAACCAAGCCGCTTGGCTGAAGCGCTACTCCAGCACGACCCTGATGATTGAAGGGCATGCTGACGAGCGCGGTACGCGTGAGTATAACCTTGGTCTGGGTGAGCGTCGTGCGAACTCCGTCAAGAAGTTCCTGATTGCTCAGGGTGTGAGTGCAAATCGCCTGAAAGTGACCTCCTATGGTAAGGAGCGTCCGGAATGCGGTGATGCAACTGAAGCCTGCTATACCAAGAACCGTCGCGGTGTTTCTGTTCTGCACTAA
- the ybgF gene encoding tol-pal system protein YbgF — protein sequence MTDGAALFSLSVLLRFSCAGCAVIACLLASSPAVARDGFSPSGIRVAQADSAGLVSELLVKVGELERLNQELTGRLEEVQHENQQLSERFDAYVKDAEFRFQELEKGRGGASPASGSSSEPSSGARTSTPSEPMDPGQKYTRAFNLLRTNDYPAAQVAFQDFIKENPGHDLAGNAQYWLGETFYVRGNYKQAAVSFLDGYKKYPKSTKAPDNLLKLGLTMGKLGQNKEACAALGKLKSEYPAAPDAIKRRLGSEKERLKCSF from the coding sequence ATGACTGACGGGGCTGCTCTTTTCTCTTTGTCTGTGCTGTTGCGTTTTTCATGTGCCGGCTGTGCCGTGATAGCGTGTCTTCTGGCGTCCTCTCCAGCTGTGGCCCGTGATGGCTTTTCTCCCTCGGGTATTCGTGTGGCTCAGGCTGATAGCGCTGGCCTTGTTTCCGAGCTTCTGGTCAAGGTTGGTGAACTAGAGCGCCTGAACCAAGAATTGACGGGGCGTCTGGAAGAAGTGCAGCACGAGAACCAGCAACTGTCCGAGCGTTTTGATGCTTATGTCAAAGATGCGGAGTTTCGTTTCCAAGAACTGGAAAAAGGACGTGGTGGAGCATCCCCTGCTTCCGGTTCTTCTTCTGAGCCTTCGTCCGGTGCTCGGACCTCTACTCCTTCCGAGCCTATGGATCCCGGCCAGAAATATACACGTGCCTTCAATCTATTGCGCACAAACGACTACCCGGCAGCGCAGGTGGCTTTTCAGGATTTCATCAAAGAAAATCCCGGTCATGATCTAGCGGGGAATGCACAGTATTGGCTTGGTGAAACGTTCTATGTGCGCGGCAATTACAAGCAGGCGGCTGTCTCTTTCCTGGATGGGTACAAGAAATATCCCAAGAGCACGAAGGCGCCGGATAACTTGTTGAAGCTTGGGTTAACCATGGGCAAGCTGGGTCAGAACAAGGAGGCCTGTGCTGCTTTGGGCAAGCTCAAGTCTGAGTATCCTGCTGCGCCGGATGCGATAAAGCGTCGTTTGGGGAGCGAGAAAGAACGTCTGAAATGTTCATTCTGA
- the tilS gene encoding tRNA lysidine(34) synthetase TilS, whose translation MSAFDLDVLYAAFSEAMEGLGPFGCPPVVAVAVSGGADSLALALLARRWALDRGGCLYALTVDHRLRSESATEACQVADWMRAHGIRHHILVPDSAPPPGAGQEWARRCRYTLLDQWCREQGIVHLLLGHHQRDQDETRILRRNAGSGSLGLAGMAPLMTRENVCLLRPLLHVDPDSLRAFLIHSGQLWIEDPSNKNLRYERIKIRQRLLAGDKQGHPGTCAAERFCFERRVDEVLAAAVWIDASGCAICDYQALRDVSPDEAMHALRRVLMCVGGLEYPPRQERLLRLMDKLPASATLGGCVLVPQESGLLIAREMRGLPDRIPVALWPSSQRWDGRFLIGHEGDVPEHLSLAPLGREGTAFLKALEGCITPLQGVPLISLATLPAFWLNGVLVSVPQVGYFSVKTGIDRAFSVFARFSPCHPLGSCGFRLASGPSGPM comes from the coding sequence ATGTCTGCCTTTGATTTAGATGTGCTCTATGCGGCCTTCAGCGAAGCGATGGAAGGTCTTGGGCCTTTTGGGTGCCCGCCAGTTGTCGCTGTTGCTGTTTCCGGTGGTGCAGACAGCCTTGCTCTTGCCCTCTTGGCCCGGCGATGGGCTCTTGATCGTGGCGGTTGTCTTTATGCTTTGACGGTTGATCACCGTCTGCGTTCTGAATCGGCAACGGAAGCGTGTCAGGTTGCTGACTGGATGAGGGCCCATGGTATCAGGCACCATATCCTCGTTCCTGACAGCGCGCCTCCACCCGGGGCAGGGCAGGAGTGGGCGCGGCGATGTCGTTACACGCTTCTGGACCAGTGGTGCCGGGAACAGGGAATAGTCCATTTGCTGCTTGGTCACCATCAGCGCGACCAAGATGAGACGCGGATCCTGCGACGTAATGCCGGCAGTGGATCTCTTGGGCTAGCAGGAATGGCACCCCTTATGACCCGTGAGAATGTATGCCTGTTGCGCCCCTTGCTCCATGTTGATCCTGATTCTCTCAGGGCCTTTCTGATACACAGCGGCCAGCTCTGGATTGAGGATCCATCCAACAAGAACCTGCGCTATGAGCGTATCAAGATTCGTCAGCGTCTTTTGGCGGGTGATAAGCAGGGCCACCCGGGAACGTGTGCTGCCGAGCGTTTCTGTTTTGAGCGGCGTGTTGACGAAGTGTTGGCTGCTGCCGTCTGGATTGATGCGTCTGGTTGTGCGATCTGTGATTATCAGGCGCTGCGGGATGTCTCGCCAGATGAAGCGATGCATGCCTTGCGGCGTGTTCTGATGTGTGTTGGCGGTCTGGAATATCCGCCACGTCAGGAGCGTTTGTTGCGACTGATGGACAAGCTCCCTGCCAGCGCAACGTTGGGGGGGTGCGTTCTTGTTCCTCAGGAATCCGGCTTGCTTATTGCACGGGAAATGCGTGGTCTACCGGATCGGATTCCTGTGGCTTTGTGGCCAAGTTCCCAACGATGGGACGGTCGCTTTCTGATTGGACATGAGGGAGATGTTCCGGAGCATCTGTCCCTTGCGCCTTTGGGGCGTGAAGGGACCGCTTTTCTCAAGGCATTGGAGGGGTGTATAACGCCTTTGCAGGGGGTGCCTCTGATCTCGCTGGCGACGCTTCCCGCTTTTTGGCTTAACGGGGTACTGGTATCTGTGCCGCAAGTAGGCTATTTCTCAGTGAAAACCGGGATTGATCGGGCTTTTTCTGTGTTTGCCCGCTTTTCTCCCTGTCATCCGTTGGGATCGTGCGGTTTTCGCCTTGCGAGCGGCCCATCCGGGCCTATGTAG